From one Caldichromatium japonicum genomic stretch:
- the hisC gene encoding histidinol-phosphate transaminase, translating to MTVNIFLEFAAPWISGLTPYVPGKPLSELERELGIQDAVKLASNENPLGPGPKARAALAEALAEVGRYPDGGGFELRRALAEHHGLPPQAVTLGNGSNDVLDLIARTFLHPGAESVFSEYAFAVYPIATQSVGATARIAPARDYGHDLEAISRLINEQTRVVWIANPNNPTGTWLAAETLRAFIGSLPKTCIVVVDEAYTEYVEAPDFPDATHWLATFPNLIVTRTFSKVHGLAGLRVGYALSDPAIAELLNRVRQPFNVNSLAQAAAIAALSDREHVRASVELNRAGMRQFTQAFAELGISYIPSVGNFITIDCGRFAGPINESLLKRGIIVRPVGNYGLPNHLRVSVGLESENARCIAALAEVLG from the coding sequence ATGACCGTCAACATCTTTCTTGAATTCGCCGCGCCCTGGATCTCCGGCCTGACTCCCTATGTCCCGGGCAAACCGCTCTCTGAGCTTGAGCGTGAGCTCGGTATTCAGGATGCGGTCAAACTCGCCTCCAACGAAAATCCACTGGGCCCAGGGCCCAAGGCTCGCGCTGCGCTCGCCGAGGCGCTCGCCGAGGTCGGGCGCTATCCGGACGGCGGTGGCTTTGAGCTCAGGCGCGCCCTGGCTGAACACCACGGCCTTCCGCCGCAGGCGGTTACCCTCGGCAATGGCTCGAATGACGTCTTGGACCTGATCGCGCGGACCTTTTTGCACCCAGGCGCCGAGTCGGTCTTTTCCGAATATGCCTTTGCCGTCTATCCCATCGCCACCCAGTCGGTCGGTGCAACGGCAAGGATTGCACCGGCGCGTGACTATGGGCATGACCTGGAGGCTATTTCCAGGCTCATCAATGAGCAAACGAGGGTGGTTTGGATCGCCAATCCCAATAACCCGACCGGCACCTGGCTGGCCGCTGAGACCTTGCGCGCCTTCATCGGCTCTCTGCCCAAGACCTGTATCGTCGTGGTCGATGAGGCCTATACCGAATATGTCGAGGCGCCCGACTTTCCCGATGCCACGCACTGGCTTGCGACCTTCCCCAATCTCATCGTCACCCGCACCTTCTCTAAGGTGCACGGTCTAGCAGGGCTGCGGGTCGGCTATGCCTTGAGCGATCCGGCGATCGCCGAGCTTCTGAATCGAGTGCGCCAGCCGTTCAATGTCAACAGCCTCGCCCAGGCGGCGGCGATCGCCGCCCTGTCCGACCGCGAGCATGTACGCGCCTCGGTCGAGCTCAATCGCGCAGGGATGAGACAGTTCACCCAGGCATTCGCCGAGCTTGGCATTTCCTATATCCCCTCGGTCGGCAATTTCATCACCATCGATTGCGGGCGCTTCGCCGGACCCATCAACGAGTCATTGCTCAAGCGCGGCATCATCGTACGCCCAGTCGGAAACTATGGCCTACCCAATCATCTGCGCGTCAGCGTCGGGCTTGAGTCCGAGAACGCACGCTGTATCGCCGCGCTTGCCGAGGTCCTCGGATGA
- the pheA gene encoding prephenate dehydratase — protein MTATPSHPETELEAIRARIDAIDDEILRLISERARCAQQVAHIKTGTGGPVQFYRPEREAAILRRIKARNPGPLDGEEVARLFREIMSACLALERPLHAAFLGPEGTFTQAAAIKHFGHSVVTKAMATIDEIFREVEAGACDFGVVPVENSTEGVVSHTLDLFMTSPLRITGEVMLRVHQHLLSQAQEISEIRRVYSHQQSFAQCREWLDRYLLSAERIAVGSNAEAARLAAQDPESAAVAGLQAAEIYGLNVLAERIEDEPSNTTRFLVIGKQDSPPSGQDKTSLLLSCKNQAGGLHRLLAPLAVHGINMTRIESRPSRREVWDYVFFVDILGHRQDPKVAYALQNLEEEALLFKILGSYPVAVL, from the coding sequence ATGACCGCCACCCCATCTCATCCAGAGACAGAGCTCGAGGCGATCCGCGCCCGTATCGATGCGATCGACGACGAAATCCTGCGGCTGATCAGCGAACGTGCGCGCTGTGCCCAGCAGGTGGCGCATATCAAGACCGGAACAGGCGGCCCTGTCCAGTTTTACCGTCCCGAACGGGAGGCGGCGATCCTGCGCCGCATCAAGGCGCGCAACCCAGGGCCTTTGGATGGCGAAGAGGTTGCGCGTCTCTTCCGCGAGATCATGTCCGCTTGTCTTGCGCTCGAACGCCCATTGCACGCCGCCTTTCTGGGACCGGAGGGGACCTTCACCCAGGCGGCGGCGATCAAGCACTTCGGTCACTCGGTGGTCACCAAGGCGATGGCCACCATCGATGAGATCTTTCGGGAGGTCGAGGCGGGGGCCTGTGACTTTGGTGTCGTTCCGGTCGAAAACTCGACCGAAGGGGTGGTCAGTCATACCCTGGATCTATTCATGACCTCGCCGCTGAGGATCACTGGTGAGGTGATGCTGCGCGTTCATCAGCATCTCCTGAGCCAGGCCCAGGAGATCAGCGAGATCCGGCGTGTCTATTCGCATCAGCAGTCGTTTGCCCAATGTCGCGAATGGCTCGACCGCTATCTGCTGTCCGCCGAGCGGATCGCGGTTGGCAGCAATGCTGAGGCGGCGCGTCTGGCGGCGCAAGACCCAGAGTCGGCGGCAGTGGCGGGCCTCCAGGCGGCCGAGATCTATGGGCTCAATGTCCTCGCCGAGCGCATCGAGGACGAACCGAGTAATACCACCCGTTTTCTCGTCATCGGCAAACAGGACTCTCCTCCCAGCGGTCAGGATAAGACCAGCCTGCTCTTGTCCTGCAAGAACCAGGCGGGCGGGCTGCATAGACTACTCGCTCCGCTCGCGGTGCATGGCATCAACATGACCCGCATCGAGTCGCGCCCCTCGCGCCGCGAGGTCTGGGACTATGTCTTTTTCGTCGATATCCTCGGCCATCGCCAGGACCCCAAGGTGGCCTATGCCCTGCAGAACCTAGAGGAAGAGGCCCTGCTCTTTAAGATCCTGGGTTCCTATCCGGTCGCCGTGCTGTGA
- a CDS encoding TrkH family potassium uptake protein: MKFGAVQKVLGLLLMTFSFSMAPPILVAWLYGEGWAWPFWAAFGLVFGLGLLIFLPVARMREPLRVRDGFLVVVLFWSVLGLAGALPLWLASDPVLSLTDAVFESISGLTTTGATVITGLDGLPKSILFYRQELQWLGGMGIIVLAVAVLPMLGIGGMQLFRAEVPGPMKDAKLTPRITETAKALWYIYLWMTLACTLAYWWAGMGLFDAIGHAFATAAIGGFSTHDQSIGYFNNPTIELIAIVFMLLAGMNFNLHFMAFRRRDLKIYVQDSEFRLYVAVLLTVSLITILALYYTRTYDDWSESMLKGLFQAVSISTTTGFATAEFYHWPPFIGILLLLASFIGGCAGSTGGGIKVIRFLLLIKQGIREIERLIHPNAQIPVRVGGKSVNHRIVDAVWGFFSLYIASFTLMYLLLAATGLDLVSAFSAVAACINNLGPGLATVGPHYADLNDTAKWILCLAMLLGRLEIFTFLVLLSPAFWRD; the protein is encoded by the coding sequence ATGAAATTCGGTGCCGTGCAAAAGGTGTTGGGTCTCTTGCTGATGACCTTCAGCTTCAGCATGGCACCGCCTATCCTGGTCGCCTGGTTGTACGGAGAGGGCTGGGCCTGGCCCTTTTGGGCGGCCTTTGGGCTGGTCTTCGGTCTGGGCCTGTTGATCTTTTTGCCCGTGGCCCGGATGCGCGAACCGCTGCGGGTCCGCGATGGATTTCTGGTCGTGGTGCTGTTCTGGAGCGTCTTGGGACTGGCCGGTGCCCTGCCCCTCTGGCTGGCCTCTGATCCAGTCCTCTCGCTCACCGATGCGGTCTTTGAGTCGATCTCTGGGCTCACGACCACCGGGGCCACGGTCATCACCGGGCTCGACGGCCTCCCCAAATCGATCCTGTTCTACCGTCAAGAGCTCCAGTGGCTAGGCGGCATGGGGATCATCGTGTTGGCGGTGGCGGTCCTGCCCATGCTCGGGATCGGCGGGATGCAGCTCTTTCGCGCCGAGGTCCCAGGGCCGATGAAGGATGCCAAACTCACCCCGCGCATCACCGAGACCGCTAAGGCCCTCTGGTATATCTATCTATGGATGACCCTTGCCTGTACGCTGGCCTACTGGTGGGCAGGGATGGGACTGTTCGATGCCATCGGCCATGCCTTCGCGACAGCCGCCATCGGTGGCTTTTCGACCCATGACCAGAGCATCGGTTATTTCAACAACCCGACCATCGAGCTGATCGCCATTGTCTTTATGCTCCTGGCCGGCATGAACTTCAATCTCCATTTCATGGCCTTCCGCCGGCGGGATCTCAAGATCTATGTCCAGGACAGCGAGTTTCGTCTATATGTCGCAGTTCTGCTGACCGTCAGCCTCATCACCATTCTTGCCCTGTATTACACCCGCACCTATGACGACTGGTCGGAATCGATGCTCAAAGGACTGTTTCAAGCGGTCTCGATCAGCACCACCACGGGCTTTGCCACCGCCGAGTTCTATCACTGGCCACCGTTTATCGGGATCTTGTTGCTGCTCGCGAGCTTTATTGGCGGCTGCGCCGGCTCGACCGGTGGCGGGATCAAGGTCATCCGCTTTCTTTTGCTCATCAAACAAGGCATCCGCGAGATCGAGCGTCTGATCCATCCCAATGCACAGATTCCGGTGCGGGTGGGCGGCAAGAGTGTCAATCACCGGATCGTCGATGCCGTCTGGGGCTTCTTTTCTCTGTATATCGCAAGTTTCACCCTCATGTATCTTCTTCTTGCCGCGACTGGCCTCGATCTGGTCAGCGCTTTTTCAGCCGTTGCCGCCTGCATCAATAACCTGGGCCCTGGGCTTGCCACCGTTGGCCCGCATTACGCCGATCTCAATGACACCGCCAAATGGATCCTCTGTCTTGCCATGCTGCTCGGGCGGCTTGAGATCTTTACCTTTTTGGTACTCCTGTCGCCCGCGTTTTGGCGGGATTGA
- the aceF gene encoding dihydrolipoyllysine-residue acetyltransferase — MSIVEEILVPDIGDFADVEIIEILVAPGERIAPEQSLLTLESDKATIEIPAPIGGVVKELLVKTGDRVSQGDRLMRVEREAARSGEIIAPSETPVFDPIVADAPAPVDGSTAIQRAPGDPEPRPTPILPRPEDLAAIARGRKAHASPAVRRFARELGVNLAGIKGSGPKGRVLKEDVQAYVKRRLAETEPLGVAASTPAQPADTGLTAAIPDFARFGPIELQELPRIKRLSGRHLHRCWTEIPHVTQFDEADITELEAFRQAQKDTAAEKGVRLTLLPFLLKATAKALAQMPVFKSSLTPDGERLVYKQYTHIGVAVDTPQGLVVPVVCDVEHKGLYQLAAELAAISDKARAGKLTPSDLQGGCFSISSLGGIGGTAFTPIVNAPEVAILGVARASMKPVWNGHEFVPRLMLPLALSYDHRVIDGADGARFITLLSELLGDIRRLLL; from the coding sequence GTGTCAATTGTCGAAGAGATCCTAGTCCCCGACATCGGTGACTTCGCGGATGTCGAGATCATCGAGATCCTCGTCGCGCCCGGCGAGCGGATCGCGCCCGAGCAATCGCTTCTGACCCTCGAGAGCGACAAGGCGACCATCGAGATCCCCGCACCTATTGGCGGCGTCGTCAAAGAGCTCCTGGTCAAAACGGGGGATCGAGTCAGCCAAGGCGACCGACTGATGCGGGTGGAACGGGAGGCTGCAAGGTCGGGTGAGATCATCGCGCCCAGCGAGACGCCGGTCTTTGACCCGATAGTGGCGGATGCCCCTGCACCTGTGGATGGATCAACTGCCATCCAGCGCGCCCCCGGCGATCCCGAGCCGCGCCCAACACCCATCCTGCCGCGACCCGAGGATCTGGCGGCCATCGCCCGCGGGCGCAAGGCCCATGCTAGCCCCGCTGTACGCCGCTTTGCCCGCGAGCTGGGGGTGAACCTCGCTGGCATCAAAGGGTCCGGACCCAAGGGCCGCGTGCTCAAGGAAGATGTCCAGGCCTACGTCAAGCGTCGCCTGGCCGAGACCGAGCCCCTGGGGGTAGCAGCGAGCACCCCGGCGCAGCCAGCGGATACGGGCCTCACAGCCGCGATCCCCGACTTCGCCCGTTTTGGCCCCATCGAGCTGCAGGAACTTCCGCGGATCAAGAGGCTGAGCGGGCGACACCTACACCGTTGTTGGACCGAGATCCCGCACGTCACCCAGTTCGACGAGGCCGACATCACCGAGCTCGAGGCCTTCCGCCAGGCGCAAAAGGACACCGCTGCCGAGAAGGGGGTGCGTCTGACCTTGTTACCCTTCTTGCTCAAGGCGACGGCCAAGGCGCTTGCCCAGATGCCGGTCTTCAAGTCATCGCTCACCCCGGACGGCGAGCGCCTGGTCTATAAGCAATACACCCATATCGGGGTTGCGGTGGATACCCCCCAGGGCCTGGTGGTCCCAGTGGTATGCGATGTCGAGCACAAGGGCCTGTATCAGCTCGCCGCAGAGCTTGCGGCAATAAGCGACAAGGCCCGTGCCGGCAAGCTGACCCCCAGCGACCTTCAAGGGGGATGCTTTTCGATCTCGAGCCTCGGCGGGATCGGCGGGACCGCCTTCACACCCATCGTCAATGCCCCCGAGGTCGCTATCCTGGGGGTGGCGCGCGCCTCCATGAAACCTGTGTGGAACGGGCATGAGTTCGTACCGCGCCTGATGCTGCCGCTGGCATTGTCTTATGACCACCGGGTAATCGATGGCGCGGACGGGGCACGTTTCATCACCCTGCTCAGCGAGCTGCTCGGCGACATCCGGCGCCTATTGCTTTGA
- a CDS encoding prephenate dehydrogenase, which translates to MIERLAVIGVGLIGGSLALALRAAGHVGEVIGCGRSRANLERALTLRVIDRIAEDPAAAARGADLVFVAVPLGAMRAVFQALRGQLAPETVLTDAGSVKGSVVEDVRAVFRAIPSCFLPGHPIAGTEHSGVEAAFPELYHNRRVILTPLPETAPNAIQRVSAMWQACGAEVDFMSVAQHDEVLAATSHLPHMLAFGLVDSLARMRENDEIFRYAAGGFRDFTRIASSNPEMWRDICLANREALSAVLARFSVELADLADSIRRADGERLFEIFSRAKAARDRYVDQARPMA; encoded by the coding sequence ATGATCGAGCGGCTCGCCGTCATCGGGGTTGGGCTGATCGGCGGCTCATTGGCACTGGCCTTACGCGCTGCGGGTCATGTCGGTGAGGTCATAGGCTGCGGGCGCTCGCGCGCCAATCTTGAACGCGCCCTGACGCTTCGGGTCATCGACCGCATCGCTGAAGACCCCGCGGCTGCAGCCCGCGGCGCTGATCTGGTCTTTGTCGCCGTGCCACTGGGGGCCATGCGCGCTGTCTTTCAGGCCCTGCGCGGTCAGCTCGCCCCCGAGACCGTTCTCACCGATGCCGGCAGCGTCAAGGGGAGCGTCGTCGAGGATGTGCGAGCGGTTTTCAGGGCGATCCCGTCTTGTTTCTTACCTGGGCATCCGATCGCCGGCACCGAGCACAGCGGGGTCGAGGCGGCATTTCCTGAGCTCTATCATAACCGCCGGGTGATTCTGACCCCTTTGCCCGAGACCGCTCCCAATGCCATCCAACGGGTGAGCGCGATGTGGCAGGCCTGTGGCGCCGAGGTGGATTTCATGTCGGTTGCCCAGCACGACGAGGTCCTGGCCGCGACCAGCCATCTGCCGCACATGCTCGCCTTCGGGCTGGTCGATTCGCTTGCGCGCATGCGGGAAAACGACGAGATCTTCCGCTATGCTGCCGGCGGCTTTCGCGACTTCACGCGGATCGCTTCGAGCAACCCCGAGATGTGGCGTGACATCTGTCTCGCCAACCGCGAGGCCTTAAGCGCCGTACTGGCGCGTTTTAGCGTCGAGCTCGCCGATCTTGCCGATAGCATCCGGCGCGCCGACGGCGAGCGGCTCTTTGAGATCTTCAGCCGCGCTAAGGCCGCACGCGACCGCTATGTCGATCAGGCACGGCCTATGGCTTAG
- the mobB gene encoding molybdopterin-guanine dinucleotide biosynthesis protein B, translated as MNRSPLPVIGFVAPSGTGKTTLIRRLLSFLRAQGIRVGYLKHTHHRFDLDQPGKDSFEVRSAGASQVILASRLRWALLVENEQALPEPDLWAMLARFDPTTLDLVLAEGFKHERYPKIEVYRAAINQPPLYPQDPDIIALVTDDPPPVMPHPPVLAFAQIEVLAALICKHLGLSTQP; from the coding sequence ATGAACCGATCCCCATTACCGGTCATCGGCTTTGTTGCCCCGAGCGGGACCGGCAAGACCACCTTGATCCGCCGTCTGCTGAGCTTCCTGCGCGCCCAAGGGATTAGGGTCGGTTATCTCAAACATACCCATCATCGCTTTGACCTCGATCAACCCGGCAAGGACAGCTTCGAGGTGCGCTCCGCCGGCGCCTCCCAGGTCATCCTCGCCTCCAGGCTGCGTTGGGCCTTGCTGGTGGAAAACGAACAGGCACTCCCTGAGCCTGACCTCTGGGCGATGCTCGCACGCTTTGATCCAACGACCCTCGATCTGGTGCTTGCGGAGGGCTTTAAACACGAACGCTATCCGAAGATCGAGGTCTATCGTGCTGCCATAAACCAGCCGCCGCTCTATCCCCAGGATCCTGACATCATCGCCCTGGTGACTGATGATCCCCCGCCCGTCATGCCCCATCCGCCGGTGCTCGCATTCGCCCAGATCGAGGTATTGGCTGCTTTGATTTGCAAACATCTGGGCTTATCGACCCAGCCCTAA
- the lpdA gene encoding dihydrolipoyl dehydrogenase, with the protein MSQIIEVKVPDIGDFKDVEVIEVLIAPGDRVEVESSLITVESDKASMEIPSPAAGVVRALSVQVGDRISQGDPILSLEIAASPESMAAPPQQLAPAAQSSPIEELLTEVAVLGAGPGGYTAAFRAADLGKQVVLIEREPTLGGVCLNVGCIPSKALLHTAAIIEEVKTLGAMGVNYGAPEIDLAKMRAGKEQVVARLTSGLKALAKQRRVRVVQGTGRFESPNRLQVETAEGPIVVRFDQAIIACGSSPIRIPGFPHEDSRVMDSTDALALTDIPERLLIVGGGIIGLEMAAVYNALGSRIDVVELKEQLIPGCDPDLVKVLEKIIRRRYENIWLNTRVARMEAAPEGIRVAFEGGYTGLELYDKVLVAVGRQPNGKLIDAEAAGVAVDGHGFIRVDRHQRTNVPHIFAIGDVTGGPMLAHKASHEGKVAAEVIAGLPALFDPLAIPAVAYTDPEVAWMGLTETEAKAKGIRYDKGVFPWAASGRALGLHREEGLTKLLFDPESKRLLGAGIVGPNAGELIGEAVLALEMGADMEDLALTIHPHPTLCETLGLAAEMAHGSITDLLPPKSS; encoded by the coding sequence ATGAGCCAGATCATCGAGGTCAAGGTCCCGGACATCGGGGATTTCAAGGATGTCGAGGTCATTGAGGTGCTGATCGCGCCTGGCGACCGGGTCGAGGTCGAATCCTCCCTGATCACCGTGGAGAGCGACAAAGCCAGCATGGAGATCCCCTCCCCTGCTGCCGGGGTGGTCCGCGCTCTATCGGTCCAGGTCGGCGATCGGATCTCGCAGGGCGATCCGATCCTGAGCCTGGAGATCGCCGCATCGCCAGAATCAATGGCTGCGCCGCCCCAGCAACTAGCACCTGCTGCCCAATCCAGCCCCATTGAAGAGCTCCTGACCGAGGTAGCGGTGCTTGGGGCCGGACCCGGCGGCTATACGGCAGCCTTCCGGGCTGCCGATCTCGGTAAACAGGTGGTCCTGATCGAGCGTGAGCCAACCCTGGGCGGGGTGTGTCTAAATGTCGGCTGTATCCCCTCCAAGGCCCTCTTACATACCGCTGCAATCATCGAAGAGGTCAAGACGCTAGGGGCCATGGGGGTAAACTATGGGGCGCCGGAGATCGATCTTGCCAAGATGCGCGCCGGCAAGGAGCAGGTGGTCGCCCGCCTCACCTCAGGGCTGAAAGCACTTGCTAAGCAGCGCCGGGTGCGGGTCGTCCAGGGGACAGGGCGTTTTGAGTCGCCCAATCGGCTGCAGGTCGAGACCGCCGAGGGCCCGATCGTGGTGCGTTTCGATCAGGCGATCATCGCCTGTGGTTCCTCGCCCATCCGCATCCCCGGCTTTCCGCATGAAGACTCGCGGGTCATGGATTCGACCGACGCCCTGGCGCTGACCGATATCCCCGAGCGCCTCCTGATCGTCGGCGGTGGGATCATTGGTCTAGAGATGGCCGCGGTCTATAACGCGCTGGGGTCAAGGATTGACGTTGTTGAGCTCAAGGAACAGTTGATACCGGGTTGCGACCCCGACCTGGTGAAGGTCCTCGAGAAGATCATCCGGCGCCGCTATGAGAATATCTGGCTGAACACGCGGGTCGCGCGCATGGAGGCGGCACCTGAGGGCATCCGCGTTGCCTTCGAGGGCGGATATACGGGTCTCGAGCTCTATGACAAGGTCCTGGTGGCAGTGGGGCGCCAGCCGAACGGCAAGCTGATCGATGCCGAGGCTGCCGGGGTGGCGGTCGATGGGCATGGGTTTATCCGAGTCGATCGTCATCAGCGGACCAATGTACCGCACATCTTTGCCATCGGCGACGTCACCGGCGGGCCGATGCTGGCGCATAAGGCCAGCCACGAGGGCAAGGTCGCTGCCGAGGTCATCGCTGGCTTGCCGGCACTCTTCGATCCGCTGGCCATCCCAGCGGTCGCCTATACTGACCCCGAGGTCGCCTGGATGGGACTCACCGAGACTGAGGCCAAGGCCAAAGGTATTCGTTATGACAAGGGTGTCTTTCCCTGGGCGGCGAGCGGACGCGCCCTGGGGCTCCATCGCGAAGAAGGGCTGACCAAGCTCCTCTTCGACCCAGAGAGCAAACGACTATTGGGTGCAGGGATCGTCGGGCCCAATGCCGGTGAACTCATCGGTGAGGCAGTGTTGGCCCTCGAGATGGGCGCGGACATGGAAGATCTGGCGCTGACTATCCACCCACACCCGACCCTGTGTGAGACCCTAGGGCTGGCCGCAGAGATGGCGCATGGATCGATCACTGATCTCCTGCCGCCCAAAAGTTCTTGA